ATCCGAAGGCTGTCTGTGCTCATCTTCGTCTCTTTTCCGATACCTCTCCAAGCATACAGCCTTCTGTTTTTTATCCTCTGTATCAGTTACACCTTTTTGCAGTTGCAACAATGAGGGATATATGACCGCTGATCAATGAAGAAATTCAGTACATCAACAATTCAAATAGACTAAATGCAAATGAACTTACTAGTTATTACATAAAAAGGTATAAATATACCATAGAATTCTCTAATACTTGCTTTCCTTTCATGTGTAGACATGGTAGTTGTCCCATCTACATAAACCTGAAGCGAGAGGAAAATTCGTCAGTTGTCACCTTGACCAAATTTCTGAGTTTAATACGAACATCCAAAACCCAAAACGCCTTAGACCATACCTTGTATATTAGGATTCTTAACAATCCTAGGGCCCCGGCAAGATTGCAATCTGTCCATTGTACCAAAAAGAGAAATAGGTGTGCTGCCATACTGTATGACATTCTCATTTGAAGGCATGCACCGTCATATTCCCTTGGAAAATCTGATGCCCTGCACACCCAATTGCGTATAAAGTGATAAATATAAGCAAGAAGAATGACTGGCGACATGGAAAAAAATGCAACGTTCCATTGGACACCATTCAGAACTCAAGTATGTTATCTGTAGCTTGTCTAGACAAGTTTCTCTAAAGGCTCATCATAAACACAACAAACTTCAAAATACTgaatcaaaaaaagaaaaaagaaaaaaaaaaaaaaaaaaaaaaaaaaaaaaaaaaaaaaacacacacacaagcaACTAGGCAGCATGGCGCTGTCGCAGAAAAAGATAATGCACTGCATATCAGATGTCAGGAAGACGTAAAtcgttataaaaaataatcgtGCATTATTTGATTGTCAACCAAATCACTCAAGAGACCATCCAACCCCTGCCAAAGGGTCAAAATGCCACACATATGACAGGAGAAAAATATTGTCACTATAGACACAAACAAGACAAATAAACGAAACTGTGAAAGCAATAACAAATTCTCTTCTCGCAACCACACAAATCCAGCATAACGAAAGCCCAGATTGTCAAAGTTTTGGGCACAATATACAGGACGAAACAGTAAAATACAGTCatttagaatattaaaaatcaGAAGTTagtcaaaaatataatatgtcaCTAACAAGCGAACAAGCCAGATGAAGAACTCCATCAAAGGTTTCCCTGTTTGTTAGGTCCGGGTTCCTGAAGTCCTAAATTTTCCACAAGTGCAGATAACGGAAATTGAAAATTACATGAACGATGTATTTGCAGCAAAATTAAACGCGCCATATTTTTATCAACGAAAATTGACGGTTGACTGAGAAGGAAAGCAAAAATCAGAGGATAAACCCCAGAGAATCATTCCCTAGACCAAAATAAACTTCACTCGTGATCATGATccaattatgaaataaaaaaataaaaaataaaaaacactatttttagaaaagataaatgaaGGGTGTCTGAGTCTACCATATTAAAAACAATGCAAACTTGATCACAACAACGTATTTTTCTTAAAGGGGTGcgaaaaattgaaatgaaagggaaaaaaagaagagagaaactAACAGGGTATTGGCATGGTGAATATCAGCTTCAAGCAGTTTCAGAGAGTCCTTGAAAGACCTTCCCATGGAAGCTATGTACATAACTCTCACAATTCCGAGCAAGATTCTAAACCCAACTCCTAAACCAAAACCCACTACAATTTTTCATGCCTTCTCTCTCTCAACTCCACTATACCCACGTTCACAGTGTCACGCACACTCTTCTTCAAACCCATCACCAAAAGCTTTCGGTAGGACACGTGGCACAACTACCTCAAATATTATTCttagttgtgttattattattgttaatttattattatataattactaattaaataattcttaTCCACTTTACCTTATTTGTTGGCTTTGATAGCTTTCCCTCTACGCACCACTGATGGCTACGCATCCCATCCCTTCCTCTTTCCCccatttatacatatttatttacatttttgccaccacttttttttttcattgaataattaaataattcttagagttttttttaatattttatctaaatattcGAGCTTACTCTTAAGTCTaagtttgtttattaattaaacaggtcaattttctacttttttaaGAATCATATttactaatataaaattacagAAGCTTATCACTtgacaaaattaatttagaattgtTTTTCTATAGCGCGATAAGTTGAGACTTAAGAGGATTAAATAAGATATTACTATtactttttcaactttcttgAGGGCATTTTTGTAACTCTGTCTGTTTCAAAAGGTCGCAATTGGCGTCTGtctttaattgtcatttatcTTCTTATTTGGATTGGAATGGAACAATTCATTTGTTCcctttttttaagttttttggatttttttatttttgctaatttctaaatacctttttaaataatttatgaacttatataaataattttttaaatgttataatgagGTATATTACTCGTacaagttttaattaataatattcttttatggCCGTTCAACCTATTGATTATTATATCACATgcctttctcttttttattttcatttctctttgttataaaataataaattgcataaattcaattattgtatacaaaaaatttattgtgtattactttgataatttttactaatttcCTATAGTACCATGTGAAATATGCTTAATAATGTTATGATTAGTCAGCCGGATATGATAGTTAATTAAATACACGTAAATCAAGGAATATCAGTAGCAGATATTTTTAAGGTGCGGTTCACCGGAGGATTATTACTGTAAACCGTTggatatattattgataaaatgaGTGGTGGATATCAATTACTTGATATTGCTTGAACCCTAAGTTGATACTTTTAATGATGATCAAGCTACTTATCAAATTCTTGTAAATCCAAATACATTCGGTGATTAAAAAACTTCAgatgtggtttttttttatgatactaCCATGCTAATTTCATATATCGTGGTCATTTTGTGATTcctcttttttcaaaaaagagGATACAAATTTAAGGAATTGGcaataattaatacataatataaCTAAAAACTTTATTAGCTACTCATATCCATTTATTAAGTATCACGTGCTAGTTAATGATGATTTATCTACACTGAAAGGGACCAAAATTAGAATATCGATCCATGCATGTCTCCCATAGATCACTTTTGGAGAAAcgagatattttattttcaatatcaggaaaattttgagaaataaaagaaagaagtattatttaaattagcctttttaaaatttaaattaattacaaataagtttattaagttatattatagtttacgatattcaatttattaaatagaaaaaaacacTTCACAAATGTTTATTACgaaaaataacttatatgaCTTCATAAATTACATGTGCGAAacaaatatatagtttaatttaaaaatgtaatctttaaaaataattacttataaaatatacatttgaCGTTAGAAGTCATTATTGTTTAATTCCCAAATGATTCATGATGATGGATagaaatatagaaagaaaaaagaaacatttacaTATTGATTACTGAATTAAATTATGTATGTATTAAATATGAAAGACTGAATTTGggggaaaaaataaaaagacgaATTgtagataataattaaataaatttctgaaaaataattaatagaaaataatatttgagataaaaaaagcATTACGAAAGTGTTATATTTTTGGAAGTTATGATtagaagaaaacaatatctAAGATTGAGATGAAGTGTTTTTGAAGGTAAGAGGGTGTAATAAGGTAGACATGATATTAAATGATTTGAAGCATAGACTATAGGATTAGAATGCAATCAAATCGTGCAAAAAGTAATTTTTGAGGAATGCCACAAAGATTGGCTCCATTCAATTCAAAAATAGTTGGGTGGGATCCAACCCAACGCCATCACCGTATCTTATCGTACTAATATGTATATACGGTATTTTGACTAGATTTTTCCATTTGATCCGTGGCAGTAACATTGCTCTAACCCACCTGGATTCCAttcaaaaaagtttataaaattaaaacgtttacataaaaaaaattcacaagaaaaaaaaaaggctaacAAAGCTGTATAGGTTAACCCAAACTCACCtataattgattcaatttataCCGCattaaattgagttaaattgGGTTTAAGTTGTACCAAGCTTAATCTGACTCAGGGTCAAGACCAATTTAGTTATAATTACATTAACCTATAATCAATCAAATCTATTTCAGGttgaatcaagtcaaactcacATCAAACGTATTTGAGTCAAACTCAATAAGGATGATTCATATTGGTCcacatcgggtttagagtaggAACCATATAATGCATATTGAATTAAGTCTTATGTCATATCTAATTAAGTTAAACTCATGTCAAATTGAGTCGATTCACATGGGATCAATTCAAGTCGAGTCTACCTTAAACTAAATCAAGTTGGTCCACCTTGGATCAAGTTGGGTCAGGCGCATGTGTCATACTCACGTTGAGTGAGATATAATTGTGTAAGTAAAGTTATGTTGAGTCATGTTCAGGTAAAACAATGTTAATTTAGGATTATACATAGTTTGCCAAAATTGTATCTATGTCAAACAAAGTTGAATGACTAATTAGAACAAAATAGATTAGGTTATCTAACCTTccaattaagttaaaaaaccaattaatgatcaatttatagtttaaaacattttaaaaaatgtatagttttgaaaagtgtttacaaataagataaaatcttATTATAAGAATGAGTTGAGATTGATTAATGAACTGTAAGTCAATTTAATCACTCAAATTtcgattaaaataattttttcttaacattAAACGATGGTCTCCAACAcactcaataaaaaaatgttagttaACCTGGATATACTTATTCTTAACTTAATCattattaatatgaattttaacaTTAGATTAAGGATATCAtgatatatcaaatatttattaattttttctttttcatatctatataaatatattttgtttgaatttggtagaaaaaaataataacccaatcataatcaaataaatatctttatccTAATAATTTCTTACTCAATCTTAAGTAACcgttttataattgttttcttttttaacacattttcttACCAGTTTCattcttattaatataaattattttatcatctatatttgttaataagaaagattagttttataattatccTATGACAGTTTTTCGATATACAAATTTTGTCACTGATTTTCCTCTTatcaatatcaattttttattatttcaccttttaaatttaattaattacttataataaaatttatagtttgtttgttttgaatcAAAGGTAATTTAAATATACCTTCTTCTCTAATTTTATGAGAGGTCTTCGAGAACAAAATCAATCATTAAAAAGTTATAGGTTTTGGTTCTTCAATGGATTGACTAGTAATATCCACAACTCTTCCTCAAGTGACATTGAGTAAAACTTTGGTCATAACAAAATGACATATATAAGATGTATTCCtacatatacatttttttatataaatatttattatgtttgaaAGATTTTAAATAGTCTAAAAAATTCAATCACAGTATCTCTGATTTTAATGATAATGTATCACGAACATATGTATATATCGTATGTTAATACATGATCAACTAATATTAGAGAATATCTCAAAGTGatttattttaacatgttatcttaaaaaaacttaagatcaaaatatttttatatataatttattttaatgattatgataaaatttatttatgttttattttaataaaagaaaagtaaatacaCGCATGTAGATGCATCTGCTTTTAGTAgttatttatacaaattatagtaataattaaattgaatgcaCATCcgaattagttatttttaaaaacttatttcatGGTAAACTTcattatttcaatataaaaactaCATCTtgttaaaagattaatttatcaaaaaaagtGAGAATTACTATTTAAACTACGACGATGTTATTTAACTTTCATTTATACCTTTGTGTTgctatttactaaaaaaaatatacacgAACGTTGAGCCTAATACATGACacccaaaaacaaatacaagGAAAGACACTACCAAAGGAAGAAATATACGCTCTTATTTAACAGAATTTGGGCTTAGCCACTAGCCCATATTTGATCCTAGcctatatatttttcttttgaaagacAAAATCCTCAGTGAAAGTTCCTTCTTTCTGCACCCCATACCAAAAAAGGCGTTCTAAATTACTTAATCTATAAAccatcattaaaataataatcacaaatttatagaaataacaATTTTGTTATGTATCTTTGTATAGACTGTTGTATAACCTATCAAAAACATATAATCTAGAAAGTGGTTGAcgtattttaaaagaaaatattttttttattcaaataatggaaaaaagtgttttaataaatatattataatcatgggatgagagaagaaaaagtatgaaaatgCCTAAAGGAAGAAGTCAAACTTGATCACCAGGGGAAATCACATAGGGGTAGACAACAAAACACAGTTTTACTTTTTGAACCagctatttatatttattttggtattttgttGAGAACTTTGAAACTGAAAaggattaaatattaatttaatatagtttgttgaatttagtttttattttgtcacaatgtttttttaatttttattatttttgttatctaatatttttcattaatactgtttaaataattaaaaatagggTGTGCAGTGAGATCAATCAGTATTACTTAATACACTACATTCATCATCTCTTCATCATAAGTTGGGTAAAATGTAAGTCTTGTtcatttgaatagatttgggagagagtaattcagaagatttgaagataatttattttttgttatttatttgaatagatttggaagtaagtgagagtagatttggaagtaaaatttgtgagaattagtgtaggatttatttatatgacagattaaaaaaatttacttccaaatctattcaaataaacaataaaaaaatttatcatcaaatccattcaagtgaacaagaccgtAATGGATCACGTTGTGTTATTGTTAACTATTTAGtacatattaacaaaaaaattaattagaaaaaataataaaattgagacctgattaaatactaaaataaaataaaaaataaattatataaaaatagaaccaaattcaaatttaagttgATTGAAACTAATCAATATACTGTACCAGCTGGAGGCCCCGCTCACTGATCTTTTTATGAGGCCCATTCCATTAATTGACTTAGCTATTGTGATTTCGAAATTGGGTTTGCAATATTTTTGGAAGGTGTTTTCAGcatctcttaattttttttcctgtatCTCTATAAGTCAGGTGAAAAGGCATTTTTGTCCtaactaaaaagtaaaagaaaagccTACTTGCAAGTGAGGGTAAATAGCAAGACTTCCGGTAGGTGGCATTGAAAATAATGACAactttttttctgaaataacaagtttgaaaaaaataaattattggaaGAATAGTTGATCATAAAATGTCTCTTTCTGTAAGATGCGTAGCTGTAACATTAAAGATGTGATCAATGCCCTTGTCCAAACATGCAGCATAAAAATCTATCACGTCACTGTTTTCTTCgtgaaataaaattaagaaaaaatctctttaatatttttttttcataatttgtgattagtttattttaaatctttttttaaaataattttaaacaaattaataaaataataatacatattttattataaaaaattattaaaaaaagttgttaaaatattattatacaaaattattataatatgaaatagtgcataattttttcatatttctgtGGTAACAAACCTACCTCAgaaaatcaattcaatttttatgaaaCGAATATATACAATAATGCAGTTTTTTTTAAAGGGTATTTTTCTTCCTCAGCTTTTTCTCTATTCTTTCAATTCCACATTTTAGAGATCCATTTAAGTAAATAACTTTTCAACAGGTCTACAtagtaaaattttcttttaaaaatattattttggaaaacagAAATCAACTCTTTAATGcaaatgtaatattttgtgcatatatatttcttttttcagatTAAGCAAATTTaggtgatttaattttt
Above is a genomic segment from Vigna radiata var. radiata cultivar VC1973A chromosome 10, Vradiata_ver6, whole genome shotgun sequence containing:
- the LOC106776104 gene encoding uncharacterized protein LOC106776104 isoform X1 — protein: MYIASMGRSFKDSLKLLEADIHHANTLASDFPREYDGACLQMRMSYSMAAHLFLFLVQWTDCNLAGALGLLRILIYKVYVDGTTTMSTHERKASIREFYAVIYPSLLQLQKGVTDTEDKKQKAVCLERYRKRDEDEHRQPSDIDIEREEECGICMEMNSKIVLPDCNHVMCLKCYHEWRTRSQSCPFCRDSLKRVNSGDLWVFTDGRDVVDMATVTRENLKRLFMYIDKLPLIIPDSLFDTYDSHLR
- the LOC106776104 gene encoding uncharacterized protein LOC106776104 isoform X2, yielding MYIASMGRSFKDSLKLLEADIHHANTLASDFPREYDGACLQMRMSYSMAAHLFLFLVQWTDCNLAGALGLLRILIYKVYVDGTTTMSTHERKASIREFYAVIYPSLLQLQKGVTDTEDKKQKAVCLERYRKRDEDEHRQPSDIDIEREEECGICMEMNSKIVLPDCNHVMCLKCYHE